CTGTTGTGTTCAGGCTGGCTAATGCTTGAATTTTTGTGCTGCATGACCGCAAgccaacaaaaaacaaaaaacgctGAGGTGTGTACTTGACACCAGCGAATGCATTCTACATTGCAGTGAAGGTGAACGCAGTTGTTGTAACATCATTTCATACATGGGCGCCGATGTACTGATGCTAAACAGTACATGGATGGAACAGATGAGATCAGCAGACAGAAACATGTGTGTCATGTCTGCGTTTAAGGTGGAGCATCCCGCTGGGTGCACGGCGCGTCATGGATGCAGTGAAGGAGGGTCATAAGAGCAGCCTGAGCTCGGGCAAACTCATGGCTCTGGCTGCAGGTCTGTCTGTCGGAGCCACAGTGGGCTACATCGTCTATCGTCACATaaacagcaccagcagcagtgaGTACCTGCCGTGCCGCAGCTCCAAACCCATTTAGTGTAAAAATTACACGAATACAAGTCATCTGATGTCCATTAACAGGTCAGGGGCCCAGCACTGAGGTGTCCAAGATGACTCTTCCTGTAGACGTCTATAGAAACATGTCCAGATGTCATGCCAAGCTTTTGGACATGGTAGGTACTTCAGCATGTCTGTCCCCATCTGTCACCTTTATTTTTAGCTACATTCTATTTCCATTGCAACAAAGAACCAATGACCTGATGAGTGGTCACTCTAATGTTATTACCATGAATATGatttgatgttgtttttgtagtACCACACAGAAACCCCTGAATGCTTCATTATTGTCAGTGTTATCTATGGATTCATATTTCTGCATGAAACTGATAGTATTAACTAAACTAAATAGCAGTGAGTACCATGGAAAATCAAAAGCAGGTCTTaaagtgtgtgtatttctgaaaTCAAGCCAGTCATTATTCTCCTGTGTGTCGCTCTCTTTCAGGTGACCCAGAAGTCTGGAGCTCAGGTGAGGGTTTTGGCAGACCCGGAGGAACCTGGATCTAAGACGGCTGTGTCCTTCCTGCTGCAGGGCTCTGAGGAGCAGGTCCTGCTGGCCCGCTGTGTCCTAGAGAACCTGGTTATAGAATGTGAACCTGTATCAGAGGTGTTAGAGGTTCCCCAGACCTCCTTTGGACGTATAATAGGTAAAATGATTTCCCTGACATACATGTTATTGTGTTTCTCTCCACTACAAACATGGAAATCCAACAAAAAAGTTTTAATAAATTGGTTTCCAGGTCGGGGTGGAGAAAATGTAAAACTGATTAGGAGGACCACTGGGGCCAAAGTGGACTGTCAAAAAGAGAAGTCCCATGGTCCGGGAGCGACGGGTAGTGTGACAATAACAGGGACCAGACAGGATGTGAAACAGGCCAAGGTAAAGAAGGATGGCACATGTGCTCAGTCCTCTACGTGAGCACTTTACTGACAATATAtattccttcttcttctgtgatctGCAGGAGATGATTCTAGATAAAGTCCAAGAGGACACAATGGTGAGGTCAAAGATCTCACAGTCATCTGCTCAGCGGCAGAAACGTGGCCACACTGCCGTGAACCAGAAGCCAGATGACACCAAGACTGAACCACCACAAGGCTTGAATAACAACGGCCCCTTCTCCCAGACAGAGAAGAATGGAGTTGTCCACATCAATGGCACCACAGGAAAAGCAGAGAATATATTTGATAAGATTGAGGAGCTGAAAAGCATGACAGACAgcgaggaggtggaggagagccTCTCCACAGACTCACTCTCAGATGTGTCCAAGTTTGAAAGTTCGTTTCCTGTTACTTTAGAAAAATCACTTCAACCACTCACTTGCAGTCACTCTTAAGatatttcatttttgtgttcaGTTCCTAGCCCGGACCTGAGCTTCCAGCCTGACGAACACCTTGAAGTTTATGTGTCTGCATCAGAAAACCCAAACCACTTCTGGATTCAAATCCTGGGGGTTCGTTCCCTTCAGCTGGACAAGCTGACAGAGGAGATGAACCGTTTCTACAGCAGCGGGGACCCCACGGTAAGGACATATCCTGCTGCCTTTGTCTTTGAGACATATCCATGGTGGAGGGAGAGATCATATGGCTCTAAGTGTTTCTGCGGGTCTGTAGGAGCAGCGGGTCGAGACCATCGTGGTGGGGGATATTGTAGCAGCTCCATACAGAGACCATGTCTCGTGGAACAGGGCGAGAGTGCTGGGAGTCCTGGGCTCTGGACTGGTGGACCTCTACTATGTAGACTATGGAGACAACGGGGAGCTGCCAAGAGAAAGCCTCTGCCGAATGAGGTATGAGAGCTGAGCTTGAAAGGTGTCGACCGCGACAGAAACAACATTAAATCTTTATTATAAATGTATATGATAAAGATCCATAGAGCAGTGAAATGGAAGGATGTCATTGATCGTTCCTCACTGCACAGAAAGATCAATGAGAATTCAAACTCTTTTCACTTCCTCCTTCTGAAGACAAACACAGCTCTTGCTATGAGAGATCTGTAGTGTGGTTTGTGATGAATGTTTCTGGTGGAGCGCTAAAGTCTGTAATCTACACTTGACTGAAGTTAGCCTATGCTAAGCTCTATATTTGCCTCATTAACATTTCAGGAGTGACTTCCTCAGTTTACCATTCCAAGCTATTGAGTGCAACTTGGCAGGAGTGAGGCCCAAAGGTAAACTTCACCACACAGGCAGTGAAAGTCTCAGTTGATtactagggatgcaccgaaaccAATATTTTTGGCCGAAACCGAAAACCGGAAATGAGGAATCCAAGGCCGAAAACTGAAACACCGAAACAAACCTATTATGCCAGttattagtaccattgcatttatgcaactgtgtactaacctcactaaaatcaaagcattgcaaatgcacaacttaatattaatatttcaaaGATATGCACACATAAGatattttatgttatatatatatatatatatatatatatatatatatatatatatatatatataacataaaatatCTT
This window of the Parambassis ranga chromosome 6, fParRan2.1, whole genome shotgun sequence genome carries:
- the tdrkh gene encoding tudor and KH domain-containing protein isoform X1; this encodes MMDVGVSKSHVFLNYSPRALFSQWSIPLGARRVMDAVKEGHKSSLSSGKLMALAAGLSVGATVGYIVYRHINSTSSSQGPSTEVSKMTLPVDVYRNMSRCHAKLLDMVTQKSGAQVRVLADPEEPGSKTAVSFLLQGSEEQVLLARCVLENLVIECEPVSEVLEVPQTSFGRIIGRGGENVKLIRRTTGAKVDCQKEKSHGPGATGSVTITGTRQDVKQAKEMILDKVQEDTMVRSKISQSSAQRQKRGHTAVNQKPDDTKTEPPQGLNNNGPFSQTEKNGVVHINGTTGKAENIFDKIEELKSMTDSEEVEESLSTDSLSDVSKFEIPSPDLSFQPDEHLEVYVSASENPNHFWIQILGVRSLQLDKLTEEMNRFYSSGDPTEQRVETIVVGDIVAAPYRDHVSWNRARVLGVLGSGLVDLYYVDYGDNGELPRESLCRMRSDFLSLPFQAIECNLAGVRPKGELWTEAALDEFERLTHCALWRPLQAKLCSYSHSDISSWPSVKLFDNSEGKTVDIGEELIRLGHAVSFQEVMNGKTEGDNLGCLQRMLDDVIGASSELSLSCISLSEAASISGSVDDAVEDELI
- the tdrkh gene encoding tudor and KH domain-containing protein isoform X2 produces the protein MDAVKEGHKSSLSSGKLMALAAGLSVGATVGYIVYRHINSTSSSQGPSTEVSKMTLPVDVYRNMSRCHAKLLDMVTQKSGAQVRVLADPEEPGSKTAVSFLLQGSEEQVLLARCVLENLVIECEPVSEVLEVPQTSFGRIIGRGGENVKLIRRTTGAKVDCQKEKSHGPGATGSVTITGTRQDVKQAKEMILDKVQEDTMVRSKISQSSAQRQKRGHTAVNQKPDDTKTEPPQGLNNNGPFSQTEKNGVVHINGTTGKAENIFDKIEELKSMTDSEEVEESLSTDSLSDVSKFEIPSPDLSFQPDEHLEVYVSASENPNHFWIQILGVRSLQLDKLTEEMNRFYSSGDPTEQRVETIVVGDIVAAPYRDHVSWNRARVLGVLGSGLVDLYYVDYGDNGELPRESLCRMRSDFLSLPFQAIECNLAGVRPKGELWTEAALDEFERLTHCALWRPLQAKLCSYSHSDISSWPSVKLFDNSEGKTVDIGEELIRLGHAVSFQEVMNGKTEGDNLGCLQRMLDDVIGASSELSLSCISLSEAASISGSVDDAVEDELI